The sequence gggtgcagtggcacatgcccataatcccagcattttgggaggccaaagtaggtggatcacttgaactcaggggttcaagaccagcctgggcaacatgtcaaatcctgtctatacaaaacaatacaaaaattagccaggcatgatgcacccatagtccctgctactcaggaggctgaagtgggagaatcacttgagcccagcaggttgaggctgcagtgagctatgatccgcCATTGTACGCCAGGCtggcaaagcaagaccctgtctcaaaaaaaaaaaagaaaaagaaaaaattgtctgggtttgatggtacatgcctgtagtcttagttactcaggaggctgaatggagaggatggcttgagcctggcagctcaaggctgaagtgagccatgattacaccattgcaccctagcctcggtgacagagaccctgtgtccctctaaaaacaaacaaaattcagtCTAGCTGTAGACCTAATCAGAATCTTCATCTTAGCAAGATCCCTAGGTGATGTGTGTACACAGTAGTTTCGAAGAGGCAGAAATCACTTCTCAGCAGTGTCTGAGGATGGCATCACTTTAGCCCATCATCACCAGGGCTGGGGACCCGGAGATTAACAACGAtatagtccctgccctcaaggagcttgcaGGCTAGCAGAGAGACAGACAACCAGAGGAACAACCACAGGACTGGTATGAAGGTAGGGGAGTAGCAGAGACGGCTTTACAGAGGAGGTGGCTCTGAGATGCTTAACCTTTAGTACTAGTAGAGGCATCATTTGTTCTAAGAAAATTCGCTTTACATTCTTAATGCATGCAGAGTTGATCAATGCAACACCTCTTGATTTCCTCATAAGAGCTTTCAGAGGGTATCATCTTTGAGCAGCTCTTTACTCAATGGAGTGGTGCAGTGAGACCTCTGAgcctatttcctcatctgcaaaatgggacagTTTGTACTATATCGGCGTTACTGAAATTAcccgtgcttttttttttttttttttttttttttgagacagagtcttactctgtcacccaggctagaaggcagtggtgcaatttcggctcactgcaacctctgcctccaggttcaagcaattatttgcctcagcttcccgagtagctgggattacaggtgcctgccaccatgcctggctaatttttttttgtacttttagtagagatggagtttcaccatcttgaccaggctggtcttgaactcctgacctcatagtcacccacctcagcctcccaaagtgctgggattacaggtgtgagccaccgcgctcagccttaTCCGTGCTTTTATTTGAGCCACAAAACCACCCTGTGAGAGAAGCAGCACAGTGTGGAAGGACTTCCATAAAAAGTTGCTAAACATAAGATACAAAAAGAATGCTGCTGATCAGTATGTTCAACTGcgaaataatttttgtttaaaaaatgcatatacattctataattttttaaaacactttaactGTATATAACAATAGACATATAGAAAAATGCTCTATTAACATTGATTTTCCTGGAGAGTTGCAACAGCACTTTATACATTTCAACACCACTTTATTTTCAAgggaatgtaatttttaaatgggaacattttatttctatttttgagacggagttcactcttgttgcccaggctggagtgcaatggcacgatctgggctcaccacaaccaacgcctcctgggttcaagcgcttctcctgcctcagcatcccgagtagttgggattacaggcatgctcaccacgcctggctaattttgtatttttagtagagacggggtttctccatgttggtcaggctggtctggaacttccaacttcaggtgatccgcccgcctaggcctcccaaagcgctgggattacaggcgtgagctaccacgcccggccgtaaacattttaaacatgtaaGTGCAATAGGAGATTAGAAGTCATGTTGATTCTGCGTGGCTTGATTATGGATTACTATCTTCCTCTCATCGCGGATCCgcattttttggttttctgtgatGCGCTTGTCCCCATCTGGGGCTCTGGCGTCTTTCTGGGTCTAACGGTACCCAGCGCCCTCTGCCGAAGATCTCGGTACGGCGTCCTCAGGCTGGAGGGTGGAGCGGAGGAGGCCTGGTCGACCTGTATGGACTCGGTGGGCCGAGGCGGGGCCCGTTCGGCATCTTTAATAACTTTCACCGGGACCCGGTGGCCGGGATGGAGACGGCTAAGCCGCGAGATGTTTACCTACTACCACAGCGTCCACAGTACCCGGCTCGGCCTTAGGCCTCGGGTCCCGGCGTCCTCTCGGGAAGCACAAACCTACTACAGAGTAAGCCTGAGGCCACCATAGCCCTGAGGCTCTGCCACGCCCCCTGGCCCGCCCCCTCCGAGGCGCCGGGGAGCGATTCCCAAAGTGCCTGCGGGAGCGCCGCGTCACGGGAGCGCCGCGTCACGTGAGGCTGCCGTCCAATCGTGGCGCGCGCTCGGTCCTGCTGGCGGCTggcgccaggcacggtggcagcgGGCAACATGGCCGAGAGGCCGCGGCCTCCGGGCGGCGCCGTGTCTGCGACCGCCTACCCCGACACCCCTGCGGAATTCCCTCCGCACCTCCAGGCGGGTGCAATGCGGCGCCGCTTTTGGGGCGTATTCAACTGCCTGTGCGCCGGCGCGTTCGGGGCCCTGGCCGCCGCCTCCGCCAAGCTGGCCTTCGGCAGCGAGGTCGAGCCCGgggcgctgctgctgctgctgctgcgggCGGGCGGGCTGGGCGGCGCTGGGCGGAGGAGGGGCGCTGCGGGGCCCGCGGGGCTcctggggtggggcgggggtgggcACAGGGCGCCGCCGCACCCTCGCCGGTCTGTCCGGCTGGGGCCCCCGGCCGCGCACGGCGCTGCGGTCAGCTGGGGTGGGAGAGTGTGTTTCGCCTCTAATCACGCCAAACCCTCGTCCAGTGTAGGCGGTAAGAGACGTCGGGGACTGAGGCCTCCTCCCTTACCAGGGACCTAAAACCTTTTCTCCGGTTGGGCTAGTTCGCTCTCGGGGAAGACCTACACCTCCTACATCCACCCTCTACCTCTCATTTTAAGTCCCTTGTGCCTGAACATTTCTCTCCACGTGACTCTTAAGGTGAGAAGCCTGTTGCCCATCCCTTTACTCCGTAATTAACGGGTATTGTGACCAGATGACCTGTCTGCCCCACTACCAGGAAAATTGGGAGTTTGGGATACTGTAGGCATAAGCAGATACTGACAGAGACGTTCTGGTTGTTTTCCTGACGCTGAGAACTCCCAAACTTGCCTCCTGGCGTCTGCTAAGGTGTATCTCTGCCTCTCCCGTCCCATGTCGTAGACCAGCCTCTGCTTGCTAGAGGGGTTTCATTGCATCTGCAGCCCAGGGTTAGCCTCTGACCTGGACAGTGGTCACTGATTATTTAGGGTTAAGCCTATTTAGGGCTAATCCAGTAGGAGCTGCCATGCTTGAGGTTAGTATCCCATTGGGTGTAGTTCATAGGGTAGGTAGTCGAAAGTAAAATGAATAACTTTGTATGGGCCATGAAGTTTGTTGTCATGAACCAGACCTTCATAACCCTTTATGTAAGCAGGTTGCCACTGGCCCATATGCTGCTTTGTGTAAGACAAGGTTGTCCAACTCGcgacccaacacaaatttgtaaactgaaaacatgaatttttttgcgattttatttttactgtttttagctcatcagctatcattagtgctAGTGTATTATATGTgtgacccaagacaattcttccagtgtggcccagggaagccaaaagactggacactCTGGTGTAAGTTATAAGAAAGCACCTTTTTCTCAAGACACTATGTGTTCAGCTGCTGAGAAACCACTACAAGTAATAAATATGATACTTAGATTCCGCCCCCCGCACCCTCCCCTCCTCGCCTTGTCTCCAGGCCGGCTTCTAACTCACCACCAAGCAAGGGGGGCTGCATATCCTTTGTGTAGGAGGCTTCTAAAGATCCTCTCTTTTCTTGAgactttctcctttaaaaaagaaagaaattatctgcAAGTTCTCCAAGGAATGTCTGGGATCACTAAATAGTCTGAGGTGGTGTTTCCCCCAGGCAGGACTGTGTCCTAGTTAAGAGCATGGAGGTACACTGCCTGATTGTGAAGCCTGGTGGCTCTCATCACGGTAGCACTTTAAGAAAGTTACTTGATGCCCCTGggtctttatctgtaaaatgaagttaaGGAATAAATGAGAATGCTTAAACTCTTAGCACAGGGCCTAACACAGAGTAAAAGCTCAAGAATGCCCAGAGGGGGTGAGCCTTGCTGGGCTATAACTTGTATAGGATTTGGGGGTGGGAATACAGAGCATACATCGCTAATTCGTGCTTTCCCTGATCTCAAGAAGTAAGAACTCCATCCCTGACTTAACTCATACTACCTACGGAGTAAGAACTACTTGGCCCTCTGGGACTGATCTTCAGGCACTGGTCATTGTAAGACCAATAAGGGGCTGGTGTCAGTAGAAAATACTGACTTTGGATTAGCATTTTGCTTCTTCCCAAGATCGTATGGCCAGCAAGGTGGCCAAATGAGTGTCTTCTCTGAATTTGCTTTACTTGTAAGATGGGTCTGCTGCCCACTGAGGGTTAAATGAAGCCCTGTGCAGAAAAGCTCTGAGGCCCTCTGAGCTGTAGTGGGAGCTCAGTAGGAGCCTGGGTGCCAGCAGCCACAGCGCTGGCTGTGCTGTGAGGGGGTCTGCAGGTTGCTGTGCAGGGTGGATGTGGCTGCAGTGACACTTTCTCCTGCAGGTGAGCATGGGTTTATGCGTCTTAGGCATTATTGTGATGGCGAGCACCAATTCTCTGATGTGGACCTTCTTTAGccggggcctcagtttctccatgtcTTCAGCCATTGCATCTGTCACAGTGACTTTTTCAAATATCCTCAGCTCGGTGAGTAGCCTGAGGGTGTGGTGCTCTTATCCTAAATCTGGGTTCTGGGTGAGTTGTCTTTGGGTAACCCCTCCTTTCCCAGACAGGAGAAAGGACAGGAACTGAAGCAGAGGTTGGGCTGTGGCTTGACCCCTGGATGATGCTCTATTCATGAAGCAAATGTAATTCTAATCATGGAGGAATTCTCAAGTTAGATTTGAGTGAAGCCTGACAGTAAAAAGCCTGCTTGCTTGCTGTGCCTccagggtggagccctcattCTGAAGTCACTGTGCATCCTAGCTGTTTCCTAGGTTTCTGTGCACTCAAGGCTCCATGAGATTTAGAGCATTGGGATTCCCAGAGACTTTTCTTCCCTATGTAATCTGAGGTTGACAAGATGGAGCTGAGCCTAGTCAATCTTGAATTGAGAGAGAAACAAATACCAGGTACCAGCTGTGTCTACCTGCTGGCCTCTACTGGGTCTTTCTTGTGTGCTTTGCTGAGGTCCAGTGCAGTGAGGGAGGTAGCCTCTCCATTCATGCAGGTGAGATTGAATAGAGTGACTTGATGAAGGTGACAAGTAGGTTTCAGGCCCAAGGCTTCTGGCTCCAGACCTTTCCTTCTGGCACCCTTAGAAGGAAGTTAGTCCCAGGAGAGTGAGGTTGTGCCCACCCGCTGAAGTTGAGTCCCTCACAATTGTCTTTGTCCCACAGGCCTTCCTGGGCTATGTGCTGTATGGAGAGTGCCAGGAGGTCTTGTGGTGGGGAGGAGTGTTCCTCATTCTCTGCGGACTCACCCTGATCCACAGGAAGCTTCCGCCCATCTGGAAGCCCCTTCCACACAAGCAGCAGTAGCACCACTTGGCTGGACGGACTAGCTGGAGAGATCACGATGGTGGCCCAGCCTTGGGATGGCATGTGGGACTGTGTCCTAGGGCGACCCAGTTGTGCAGCCTTCTGACCATCAGCCAAGGGAAGCAGGCCTCTGACGGAGCAGGCTTGAGGGTGGACAACTCTGGCTCTGTAAGGAGAGGTGCAGCCACAGCAGTGTTCTACTGGAAGCGTTTTGATCATCTGTGCAGTGCTTTGGATTCTTGCTCCCAGGCCCACACCAGTGAGCCTTCGCAGATGCTGGAGATCCTGGGGTTGGTCTGCTTTGTGTATGGTACTTGAAACCACGCTGTAATTATTATCCTGTTGCCAAACAAAAGCCAGTCATGTAACTCTAGAAGCAGTGACTGGTGGGGCCTTCTGACAATTCCATGCTGATGTATCAGGCCATCTGTGTCATGCTTATGTATTATGGCAAGAAGAGGAAAACTGGgtgaataaatacttttttttgtaaGTTAAAACTACCAGGTACAGTGTCTtaattctttccttccctttggaGTAAGAGGGAGCCAGAGTGAGCTGAAATCCTGGTGtgaaggaggcaggagagtgaGGCAGGTACAGAAGCCTTGTGGCCTCATTGCTCTGACACCTGCTAGAGCTTGATCTTGTGGTTActtcctgaggtcacacagcctaAGGCTCTTTGAACTGCACAGGGTCTGCTCATTTTTCCTGGTGCTCTCAAGGAGAAAAGTTTGACCTCCCTTTGGAGACCTTGTTTTACTTACTAGGGAAAGAAAGTGGTTCAGAGGTCCCTCCCTTCCCTGCCACTCTGTTCCTCCAGCGTTTACCTTTAGGGCTCTTCTGtcgtttgcttttctttctcagatccccttgttctttttttttttttttttttttttttgagacggagtctgtctctgtcacccaggctggaggggcagtggtgcaatctcagctcactgcaagctccgcctcccgggttcatgccattctcctgcctcaacctcctgaatagctgggactataggcacccaccaccacacccagctaattttttgtatttttagtagagacgggatttcactgtgttagccaggatggtctcaatctcctgacctcgttatctgcctgcctcggcctcccaaagtgctgggattacaggcgtgagccgctgcacctggcctccttgtTCTTTTTGTATCTTAGACCGTGTGAATGTAATTCCTAGTTCAAAGTGGGCTGTGTGCTGCCTGCACACTTTCCCAGCACAGAGCTTCAAGCCCGGCACTTACCTGCTTCACTTCTCCCCTGGGGTGTCTGAGGGCCCTCTCAGCTCTCCTGAGTCTGATCTCTGGCCCCAAGTCTTAATGCATTTCCTGCAGTTGAGAGGGACCTGATGGCCAGGAGGCTAGGAGAGCGAAGGGTCTTGTCCAGACCCTCCTCCTCGCCGGTGTAGCACCTTCATTGCTCTCTTCCTTTACTGTGGTCAGCACAATTAACAGAATGAGCTTACTAAAACCATTCCATGGCCCCTTGTGATGTGGATCTGGTCCTAGCCCACCACTCCAACAAGAGTTCTCTTCCTCGATGACTCCTTAGTACCTGTTTCCCTCACGCTATCCCCACCATGCTGAGTCCCCCCAGACGTCTGCATGTCAGCCATTCTCAAGTCTACCGTGTCCAGTCCTGCCTGCATGTTTTGTACTTGCTCTTTCCCTTGCCTTGGGTTCCTTTCACCTTCACCTCTTGCTGGCAAACTCCTACTCTTCAAAACCCTTGAGCGCCCATGGGGGCCAGGGCAAAGTTGTAATTCACAGAATGTTAATCATTTATCTCCACTTTGACGCATTCCCTCCCAGCCATCTCGTGATGGAGCTACTCTTGTTCCTGTATTAGAGGTGAGGAAACTAATGCTTGGGAAAGTGGAATAATTTGCCTGACATCACACAGTTGAGGAGTGCCAGAACCACAATGTCAGCCCAATCTGACAGGGCTCAGCTCATTCCCTACATCTGTCCTGCTTCCCACACCAACACCTTAAAGCCCAGAAAGGCCCTGCAGTAAGGGGCCTATTCCACACTGTGACTCAGCATGCCCAAACCTCAGAACCCTTTGGTCACCAGCCACCTACCTTTTCTTAGGGGCCCTAGTGTTGATATCCCTGATCTAGTCTGACCCCATCTTTCTACCAGTGAAGAAGCTGAAGGATATTCAAGGCTCTCCAGGGTGtgttcaccatgtgggtcagacACGCAAGCCAAGGCCAGACCTGAAGACTGCTGACAGCTGGTGGTCGGCCTCCCTGGGCAGTTAGTGAAAAGGGCAGAAGGAAGTCCATCTTGGAGCAAGCATTGTCCTGAGAGGACCTAGCCTGCCATCCAGACACTTGCTGAATGCATAGAGATGGTTGGTGTTGACGTGGAACCCTATcactcaattcaacaaatatgccTGTATTTGTACAAGATGTACAAGATGTATTTGTAGATGTACATTTGTACAAGATGTAAGATGTTTTTCTAAAAGGAAGATCAGTCATTCTTCAAAAAGCAGAAAGATACACCTCTATAGTCATCTAAAAAGTTGAGGAAATGTTCactatatttattttcctcatttcagAGGTTTATTCTCTTGATAAGAATAAACTATATCAATACTATatcaatatttgtctttttggtgTGCATCTTGGATGATGGATTGAACTTTGCTTGGAGCTGGCAATTTGACATCCAGGTTCAAAGGCCTCATAGGACATtccttttgtttaattttattttttaacttactctttttaaaagtgtgcaattcagtagTATTTTAGTAGAATTACAAGGTTTTCGACCATTACCGCTAGCTAATTCCAGAACCTTTTTATCACTCCAAAAGAAATTCTCATACCCATTTTCTATTCCACCCTCCCCCAGGCCCATGGGAATCAAGGATCCACTTTctgtctatagatttgcctattctggacagtTCATATAAATGGATTATACAACATCAATATATGGCCTTTTGggtcttttttcacttagcatagtgttttcaaggctcattcatgttgtagcatgaatcagttattcctttttatgacaataatactccattgtgtgtatctACCACATTATCCATTCATCgtttgatagacatttggattgtttccctTTTCTGGCTATTAGAATAATGCTGCTTTGAACAATTGTGTACacgtttttgtgtgaacatgtttttaattctattgGGTGTGTACCTAGGAATGGAACTGCTGACATAACTATGACATGATATGAtaactatatttaaattttttaggaACTTCCAGACTGTTTCCAGGgcagttgcaccattttacattgtAACCATCAGAGTATGAGTGTTCccgtttcttcacatccttgccaacacttaatTGTCCTGCCAGTCTAGTGGTAtctcgtggttttgatttccatttcaaaATGACTAATGGTGTCAAGCATCTTTTCTGTGCTTGTTGGTTATTTGTATATTCTTAAATGgaatttctttggagaaattctGTTTAAAGCATTTACCCATTTTAAAACTGGattatatttttgttaatgaGTTATAAAGGTTCTTTTGGTATTCTGGATAGAAGTTACTTTTCaggtatatgatttgcaaatattttctcccattctatgggttgtctttttattttctcagtgatGTCTCTTGAAGAgcacaatttttttattttgatgaaattcaatttgtctatttttcctttatgtttgtttggtttttcatttgaTGCATATCCAAAAATCCATTACCAGATCAGAATGTGACAGGGGCCAGATAATGCAGGGTCTGTTGCAGACCATTAAAAGACTTTGACTTTTACTCTGAGGGTGCAGAAGAGAGCTAATCTGACTGATACTCTGAAGGGATCATTCTTGTACTGAGAACACACTGTGGAAGGCtagagcagaagcaggaagacctTTTAAGGGGCCACTGGAGCCATCCAAATGAGAGGAGAGGGAGGCTCTGGTAGCAGTGAAGGTGACAAGAAGTAATGGactaaataatgcattttaaaggCAGAGCCAACAGGATTTGCCGATGCCTTGGATgtgggtgtgagagaaagagaggtcaATAATGAATCCATAGTTTTGCCTGAGCAGCTTGAAGAATGAAGATGTCAATAATGGAGTGAAGAAGACTGGAAGAGGAGCCTGATTGAGCAGGAATATCAAGAGCTCAGTTTTGAACCTGTTAATTATGATCCCTGTAATAATATATCCAGGTGAAAGTGTTGGGTAGGCAGTAACCAATAGGACATAGGGCTCAGAAGCTCAAGGAGATGTCTGGGAGTCATCAGCATAGAGATGGTATTTGAAGCCATGAGACTAGATGACGTCTTCTAGAGAGAAGATGTCCAAGGACTGAACTGGGCACTCCAATGTGTAGAAGTCTGGGAGATGTGAAAGAACCAGCAAGGTAAGTAAGAGGAAAT is a genomic window of Macaca mulatta isolate MMU2019108-1 chromosome 2, T2T-MMU8v2.0, whole genome shotgun sequence containing:
- the TMEM42 gene encoding transmembrane protein 42, which gives rise to MAERPRPPGGAVSATAYPDTPAEFPPHLQAGAMRRRFWGVFNCLCAGAFGALAAASAKLAFGSEVSMGLCVLGIIVMASTNSLMWTFFSRGLSFSMSSAIASVTVTFSNILSSAFLGYVLYGECQEVLWWGGVFLILCGLTLIHRKLPPIWKPLPHKQQ